Proteins from a single region of Thamnophis elegans isolate rThaEle1 chromosome 17, rThaEle1.pri, whole genome shotgun sequence:
- the BGLAP gene encoding osteocalcin — translation MNALLLATLCALAALGIAHADAAQPRSVDGSPKSAAFVSKREGAEMVKRQKRNLNSGYGAAGAAPQVAVNPLEAQREVCELSPACDELADHIGFQEAYRQFYGPV, via the exons ATGAACGCCCTTCTGTTGGCCACCCTCTGCGCCCTGGCCGCGCTCGGCATCGCCCACGCAG ACGCCGCTCAGCCCCGGAGTGTCGACGGGTCGCCCAAGTCGGCAG CTTTCGTGTCCAAGCGTGAAGGGGCTGAAATGGTGAAGCGGCAGAAGAGGAACCTCAACAG TGGCTACGGTGCTGCTGGGGCCGCCCCTCAAGTGGCCGTGAACCCCCTCGAGGCCCAGCGGGAGGTCTGCGAGCTCAGCCCCGCCTGCGACGAGTTGGCCGACCACATCGGCTTCCAGGAAGCTTATCGGCAGTTCTACGGGCCCGTCTAG
- the PMF1 gene encoding LOW QUALITY PROTEIN: polyamine-modulated factor 1 (The sequence of the model RefSeq protein was modified relative to this genomic sequence to represent the inferred CDS: inserted 1 base in 1 codon; deleted 1 base in 1 codon) — protein sequence MAAPEPEKEEECGAPAAGPQGKIGREQILDTLINQFLEALDAGGCRLFSKCYINLYKAHPEFTKCIYNQFISHLQTSVREETQALKEEGNLPLLLESLDKLEKEAKDKEGPAWRPSGXPEEDVRGVVVPYLLKQRKFLQKSLKEKQETNSHLAAAVVAGRQRIAELEEQIRRQKEEWQGVAIEGRKMMETFDDLS from the exons ATGGCGGCGCCGGAGccggagaaggaggaagaatgcGGCGCTCCCGCCGCGGGCCCTCAGGGTAAAATCGGCCGCGAGCAGATCCTGGAC ACGTTGATCAATCAGTTCCTGGAGGCGTTGGACGCCGGCGG ATGTCGCCTTTTCTCCAAGTGCTACATTAACCTCTACAAAGCCCATCCTGAATtcacaaaatgtatttataatcAGTTCATATCCCATCTGCAAACTTCTGTACGG GAAGAGACCCAGGCCCTCAAGGAGGAAGGGAACCTGCCGTTGCTCCTGGAGTCCCTGGATAAGCTCGAGAAAGAAGCGAAGGACAAGGAAGGCCCTGCCTG GCGCCCAAGTG ATCCCGAGGAAGACGTCCGCGGGGTGGTCGTGCCCTACCTTCTAAAGCAGCGCAAATTCCTCCAAAAGTCCCTGAAGGAAAAGCAGGAGACCAACTCACACCTGGCTGCAGCTGTGGTGGCTGGTCGGCAGCGGATTGCAGAGCTGGAGGAGCAGATCCGTCGGCAGAAGGAAGAGTGGCAG GGAGTTGCTATCGAAGGCCGGAAGATGATGGAGACCTTTGATGATCTCTCCTGA